In the Corynebacterium gerontici genome, one interval contains:
- the groL gene encoding chaperonin GroEL (60 kDa chaperone family; promotes refolding of misfolded polypeptides especially under stressful conditions; forms two stacked rings of heptamers to form a barrel-shaped 14mer; ends can be capped by GroES; misfolded proteins enter the barrel where they are refolded when GroES binds) yields the protein MAKLIAFDQEAREGLLKGVDTLANAVKVTLGPRGRNVVLDKSFGSPTVTNDGVTIAREIDVEDPFENLGAQLVKSVAVKTNDIAGDGTTTATLLAQALITEGLRNVAAGANPIELNRGIQAGAEKVIDELLARAQEVSSAADIANVATVSSRDTEVGDMVAAAMEKVGKDGVVTVEESQSIDSYLDVTEGVSFDKGFLSPYFITDTDSQQAVLDNPAVLLVRNKISSLPDFLPLLEKVVESNKPLLIVAEDVEGEPLQTLVVNSIRKTIKAVAVKAPYFGERRKAFMDDLAVVTAATVVDPEVGVTLNEATPEILGSARRVTVSKDETIIVDGAGTAEAVERRREQIRREIANTDSSWDREKAEERLAKLSGGVAVIKVGAATETEVSERKLRVEDAINAARAAAQEGVIAGGGSVLVQIAAELSNFAEDFEGDAKVGVLALGRALVKPAYWIADNAGKDGAVIVSRISELPNGEGFNAATMEYGNLIEQGIIDPVKVTHSAVVNATSVARMVLTTEASVVEKPAAPAPQAGGHHHHH from the coding sequence ATGGCAAAGCTGATTGCATTTGATCAAGAAGCTCGCGAAGGGCTGCTCAAAGGCGTCGATACCTTGGCAAATGCCGTCAAAGTGACGCTCGGGCCACGCGGACGCAATGTTGTGCTGGACAAGAGCTTCGGTAGCCCCACCGTCACCAACGATGGAGTGACCATCGCCCGTGAAATCGATGTGGAAGATCCCTTCGAGAATCTCGGCGCTCAACTGGTGAAGTCTGTGGCGGTCAAGACTAATGACATTGCTGGCGACGGCACCACCACCGCCACCCTTTTGGCGCAGGCGCTCATCACCGAAGGTCTGCGCAACGTGGCAGCGGGGGCGAACCCCATCGAGCTCAACCGCGGCATTCAGGCTGGTGCTGAAAAGGTCATCGACGAGCTTCTCGCGCGTGCGCAGGAAGTATCTTCGGCCGCCGATATCGCCAACGTTGCAACCGTGTCTTCCCGCGACACCGAGGTTGGCGATATGGTCGCGGCCGCAATGGAAAAGGTGGGCAAAGACGGCGTAGTGACTGTCGAGGAGTCCCAATCCATCGATTCCTACCTGGATGTCACCGAAGGCGTGTCCTTTGACAAAGGCTTCCTTTCGCCGTACTTCATCACGGATACGGATTCCCAGCAGGCAGTCCTGGACAATCCTGCGGTGTTGTTGGTGCGCAACAAGATTTCCTCCCTGCCGGATTTCCTTCCGCTGCTGGAGAAAGTTGTGGAATCCAACAAGCCACTGCTCATCGTCGCTGAGGACGTTGAAGGCGAGCCGCTGCAGACCCTCGTGGTGAACTCGATCCGTAAAACCATCAAGGCCGTGGCCGTCAAGGCACCGTACTTCGGTGAGCGCCGTAAGGCGTTCATGGATGACCTAGCTGTGGTGACTGCTGCAACTGTGGTGGATCCGGAAGTTGGCGTGACGCTCAACGAGGCCACCCCCGAGATTCTCGGTTCCGCTCGTCGCGTGACGGTGAGCAAGGACGAAACCATCATCGTCGATGGTGCCGGAACGGCAGAGGCTGTGGAACGCCGTCGCGAGCAGATTCGTCGTGAAATCGCCAACACCGATTCTTCTTGGGATCGCGAGAAGGCTGAAGAGCGCTTGGCCAAGCTTTCCGGTGGCGTGGCCGTCATCAAGGTTGGCGCTGCTACGGAAACTGAAGTGTCGGAGCGAAAGCTGCGCGTCGAAGATGCCATCAATGCCGCTCGCGCCGCTGCGCAAGAGGGCGTTATTGCTGGTGGCGGTTCCGTGCTGGTGCAGATTGCCGCAGAGCTTTCAAACTTTGCTGAAGATTTCGAAGGCGATGCCAAGGTTGGTGTGCTTGCGCTAGGCCGTGCCCTGGTTAAGCCCGCCTATTGGATTGCGGACAACGCCGGCAAGGACGGTGCCGTTATCGTTTCCCGCATCTCCGAGCTGCCGAATGGTGAAGGCTTCAATGCCGCCACCATGGAATACGGCAACCTCATCGAACAAGGCATCATCGATCCTGTAAAGGTTACGCACTCTGCGGTGGTCAACGCGACCTCCGTCGCTCGCATGGTGCTCACAACCGAAGCATCGGTCGT
- the groES gene encoding co-chaperone GroES, producing the protein MANVNIKPLEDRVLVKISEAETTTASGLVIPDSAKEKPQEGTVVAAGPGRFADDKRVPMDVQEGDTVVFSKYGGTELKYNGEEYLLLNARDILAIIEK; encoded by the coding sequence GTGGCAAACGTCAATATCAAACCGCTGGAAGATCGTGTTCTTGTCAAGATCAGCGAAGCTGAGACCACCACTGCTTCTGGTCTGGTGATCCCGGATTCCGCCAAGGAGAAGCCACAGGAAGGCACCGTCGTTGCTGCTGGCCCCGGCCGTTTCGCCGACGATAAGCGCGTTCCTATGGACGTGCAAGAGGGCGACACCGTGGTGTTCTCCAAGTACGGTGGCACCGAACTGAAGTACAACGGCGAAGAATACTTGCTGCTCAACGCGCGCGACATCCTCGCGATCATCGAAAAGTAA
- the tsaD gene encoding tRNA (adenosine(37)-N6)-threonylcarbamoyltransferase complex transferase subunit TsaD produces MIILGIESSCDETGVGVVRLHHDGTLEVLANAVASSMEEHARFGGVVPEIASRAHLEQMVPVMRAALEEAGVERPDAVAATVGPGLAGALLVGASAAKAYAAAWNVPFYGVNHLGGHVAVAHLDGEELGHSVALLVSGGHTQLLEIDAVGKPMRELGATLDDAAGEAYDKVARLLGLGYPGGPVIDRMAAKGNRKAIHFPRGLMRADEMRGEHRFDFSFSGLKTSVARYVENAEREGCSVNVADVCASFQEAVCDVLSAKAIAACKETGAKVLLLGGGVAANARLRSLLAARCASAGVQLKVPELRYCTDNGVMIAALAAELIHAGASPSSLTAGTNTGLDVSLPIVS; encoded by the coding sequence GTGATCATTCTCGGAATTGAATCTTCCTGCGATGAAACTGGTGTGGGCGTGGTTCGTCTCCACCATGACGGCACCCTGGAGGTGCTCGCGAATGCTGTGGCCAGTTCGATGGAGGAGCACGCCCGTTTCGGTGGGGTGGTGCCCGAGATCGCCTCGCGCGCGCATTTGGAGCAAATGGTTCCGGTCATGCGCGCAGCGCTGGAAGAAGCGGGAGTAGAACGCCCCGATGCTGTTGCAGCTACTGTAGGGCCTGGCTTGGCGGGTGCGCTTCTCGTGGGGGCATCTGCAGCTAAGGCCTATGCAGCTGCCTGGAACGTGCCTTTTTATGGGGTGAACCACCTGGGCGGCCACGTTGCAGTTGCTCATTTGGATGGCGAGGAGCTTGGGCACAGTGTGGCGCTGCTCGTTTCGGGCGGACACACACAGTTGCTTGAAATTGATGCCGTGGGCAAGCCCATGCGCGAGCTTGGTGCCACGCTTGACGACGCCGCGGGCGAGGCCTACGACAAAGTCGCTCGCCTGCTTGGGCTCGGGTATCCGGGCGGGCCGGTGATTGATCGTATGGCGGCAAAAGGCAACCGTAAAGCCATTCATTTCCCCCGGGGGCTGATGCGTGCTGACGAAATGCGCGGCGAGCATCGCTTCGATTTCTCTTTCTCTGGGCTCAAAACCTCCGTGGCTCGCTACGTCGAAAACGCCGAGAGGGAAGGTTGCAGCGTTAATGTTGCTGACGTGTGCGCCAGCTTCCAAGAAGCGGTGTGCGACGTGCTGTCTGCGAAGGCAATTGCCGCGTGCAAGGAAACCGGTGCCAAGGTGTTGTTATTAGGCGGTGGGGTGGCAGCCAACGCCCGACTACGGAGTCTGCTGGCGGCGCGTTGCGCTTCCGCTGGCGTGCAGCTCAAGGTTCCCGAACTGCGATATTGCACGGATAATGGGGTGATGATTGCGGCCTTGGCTGCGGAACTGATTCACGCTGGTGCATCGCCTTCCTCGCTGACTGCGGGCACCAATACGGGCCTCGATGTGAGCCTCCCAATCGTGAGTTAG
- the rimI gene encoding ribosomal protein S18-alanine N-acetyltransferase — translation MIRGLTGDDAPRLAELELLLFSGDNPWSAADFRAEISQPYCIYLGIEHEGALVAYAGLAKMGPATDPEFEIHTIGVDPKMQRRGFARVLMEHLCAEADRFAGPIFLEVRTDNVPAINLYERFGFQTIGVRKRYYQPSGADAFTMVRPARLLEQAQQHEGDEL, via the coding sequence ATGATTCGGGGACTCACAGGCGACGACGCTCCACGCCTCGCTGAGCTGGAGCTATTACTGTTTTCGGGGGACAACCCCTGGAGCGCCGCGGATTTTCGCGCCGAAATTTCGCAGCCTTATTGCATCTATCTGGGCATCGAGCACGAAGGTGCGCTGGTGGCGTACGCGGGACTGGCCAAGATGGGGCCTGCTACTGATCCAGAGTTTGAGATCCACACCATTGGCGTTGATCCGAAGATGCAGCGCCGAGGCTTCGCCCGTGTGCTCATGGAGCACCTGTGCGCTGAAGCTGACCGCTTTGCCGGGCCGATATTCCTGGAAGTTCGCACGGATAACGTGCCGGCGATCAATTTGTACGAGCGCTTTGGTTTTCAGACGATCGGTGTGAGAAAGCGCTACTATCAGCCCTCCGGTGCCGATGCTTTCACCATGGTGCGCCCCGCGCGCTTGCTGGAGCAGGCTCAACAACACGAAGGTGATGAACTGTGA
- the tsaB gene encoding tRNA (adenosine(37)-N6)-threonylcarbamoyltransferase complex dimerization subunit type 1 TsaB translates to MLVLAIDSATPTLVLGLVRNQELLAQKLFDEPRRHNEVLVPAVQVLLEDQGLSFADLDGVVVGCGPGPFTGLRVGMVSAMAFADALNLPIDGVSTHQAMAHGVEGEVLVLSDARRKEVYFTLIRNGEVIDGPGVCKPAELPFDSASKLIVPEHLIEQLPGSLRGAQHMPSALGARSLVAVADFSAPQPPEPLYLRRPDAKEPVVRISPALVHPAS, encoded by the coding sequence TTGCTAGTTCTTGCTATTGATAGTGCGACCCCAACCTTGGTGTTGGGGTTAGTTCGTAATCAAGAGCTTCTCGCTCAGAAGCTTTTCGACGAACCACGTCGCCACAACGAGGTGCTCGTGCCCGCTGTTCAGGTGCTGTTGGAAGATCAAGGCCTCAGCTTCGCAGACCTCGATGGTGTGGTCGTGGGGTGTGGTCCTGGGCCTTTCACGGGGTTGCGCGTCGGCATGGTGAGCGCTATGGCGTTTGCCGATGCGCTGAACCTACCCATCGATGGCGTGAGCACCCACCAAGCTATGGCGCACGGCGTGGAAGGCGAAGTACTTGTGCTCAGCGACGCTCGGCGCAAAGAAGTGTATTTCACCTTGATCCGCAATGGCGAAGTGATTGATGGCCCCGGCGTGTGCAAGCCTGCAGAATTGCCATTTGATTCCGCATCGAAACTCATCGTGCCCGAGCATCTGATTGAACAACTGCCAGGTTCCTTACGCGGTGCACAGCATATGCCCTCTGCTCTGGGAGCCCGATCGTTGGTGGCGGTTGCTGATTTCAGCGCCCCCCAGCCGCCGGAGCCGCTGTATCTGCGCAGACCCGATGCCAAGGAGCCTGTGGTTCGTATTTCACCCGCGCTGGTGCACCCAGCGTCATGA
- a CDS encoding aspartate:alanine exchanger family transporter — protein sequence MLDYLATQPLLTLVLILALGLALGKIRILGISLGAAAVLFVALGLSTLNPDLQLPPLLYQLGLALFVYAIGLEAGGDFFAQFKSRGWKLNVFLALLLVFLSGVAIVVVRALGLDHEIGAGMFAGSLTSTPGMAAMVNMLNSSDPAQSSQPVVGYSLAYPGAVIGSIVVAAVGAKLLKVNHHRDAKSEGMILDPLMWEAVRLRPGIDGTVGDLRDITGQQIIASRVIHGDTDHQLALSEHPLEEGMILVLNGTAEALEAAIDILGEKVHVTLDSNFLRYTRVTVSNKAVVGRTIEELNTASKGFLIVRARRGDRDEVPLPTDVVHYSDRLRVVTTHDRLPEVRKFLGDSERSLADVDLLPFFIGLFLGLFIGIIPIPLPGGNVLTLGFGGGPIVAGLVLGALERTSSVRWQIPYHANRTISTLGLSLFLAGVGTKAGVGFRDALTDPSSFKVIGAGLIISLLNAVISAAICMPLLKLKWDEAMGVAAGMTTNPAVISYINGQSGTELATRGYATVYPTAMIGKIIACQVVLILLL from the coding sequence GTGCTCGACTACTTGGCAACACAGCCGCTTTTGACACTGGTCTTGATCCTCGCGCTGGGTTTAGCGCTTGGGAAGATTAGGATCCTTGGCATTTCTCTTGGTGCCGCAGCCGTGCTCTTCGTGGCACTGGGATTGTCCACGCTGAATCCTGATCTGCAGCTTCCACCGCTGTTGTACCAGCTTGGGCTCGCACTATTTGTGTATGCCATTGGCTTGGAGGCCGGTGGGGATTTCTTTGCGCAATTCAAATCGCGAGGCTGGAAACTCAATGTCTTTCTTGCGTTGCTGTTAGTTTTCCTTAGCGGGGTTGCCATAGTAGTTGTGCGCGCGCTTGGTCTAGATCATGAGATCGGCGCCGGCATGTTTGCGGGCTCCCTAACATCGACTCCGGGTATGGCTGCGATGGTGAACATGCTGAATAGCAGCGATCCTGCCCAATCTTCGCAACCAGTGGTTGGTTACTCGCTGGCGTATCCCGGTGCGGTGATCGGTTCCATTGTGGTGGCCGCAGTAGGTGCCAAGCTGCTGAAGGTAAACCATCATCGGGATGCGAAATCTGAGGGCATGATTTTGGATCCGCTGATGTGGGAAGCGGTGCGTTTGCGTCCTGGTATCGACGGAACTGTTGGCGATCTTCGAGACATCACAGGCCAACAGATTATCGCCTCTCGTGTCATTCATGGCGATACTGATCATCAATTGGCGCTCAGCGAGCACCCGCTGGAAGAGGGCATGATCTTGGTGCTCAATGGTACTGCAGAAGCACTTGAGGCCGCCATTGATATATTGGGCGAAAAAGTGCATGTAACCCTCGACAGTAACTTCCTTAGGTATACCCGCGTTACTGTATCCAATAAGGCTGTCGTGGGGCGTACCATTGAAGAGCTGAACACCGCGTCGAAAGGCTTTCTCATTGTGCGCGCCAGGCGTGGCGACCGCGACGAGGTTCCTTTGCCAACAGATGTAGTGCACTACTCTGACAGGTTGCGTGTCGTTACCACGCATGATCGTCTACCTGAGGTTCGTAAGTTTTTGGGAGATTCGGAGCGTTCGCTTGCGGATGTAGACCTGCTGCCATTTTTTATCGGTCTTTTCTTAGGCTTGTTCATCGGCATTATCCCGATCCCGCTGCCCGGCGGTAATGTTCTGACGTTGGGTTTCGGCGGTGGTCCGATCGTAGCTGGCTTGGTGCTGGGCGCTTTGGAACGCACCAGCTCAGTACGTTGGCAAATCCCTTATCACGCCAATCGAACCATCAGCACTCTCGGTTTGAGCCTTTTCTTGGCCGGAGTGGGCACCAAAGCGGGAGTGGGGTTCCGCGACGCGTTGACAGACCCGTCCTCGTTCAAGGTGATAGGAGCAGGGCTCATCATCTCTCTGCTCAACGCGGTAATAAGCGCAGCCATTTGTATGCCTCTGCTTAAACTGAAATGGGATGAAGCGATGGGCGTTGCCGCAGGTATGACCACTAATCCTGCTGTAATCTCCTATATCAATGGTCAGAGTGGCACGGAGTTGGCTACTCGCGGCTACGCGACGGTATACCCGACGGCCATGATCGGCAAGATTATTGCCTGCCAGGTTGTGCTCATATTGCTGCTTTAG
- the tsaE gene encoding tRNA (adenosine(37)-N6)-threonylcarbamoyltransferase complex ATPase subunit type 1 TsaE, with amino-acid sequence MMIDEQHRSIRCETAAETQACAQQLAKELGAGDVVILEGPLGAGKTTFTQGLARGLDVQGRVTSPTFQIAREHHPNGAGPTLIHVDAYRLLEAGEDPLDALESLDLITEMDRAVVVAEWGGGMMEQLAESYIHVIIDRTTAVDETPESEARIISWRRVDAARSRG; translated from the coding sequence ATGATGATCGACGAGCAACACCGCAGTATTCGGTGCGAAACTGCCGCAGAAACCCAAGCGTGCGCGCAGCAATTGGCAAAGGAACTCGGTGCTGGTGACGTGGTGATCTTGGAAGGCCCACTAGGCGCCGGCAAAACAACCTTCACCCAAGGGCTCGCCCGGGGGCTTGACGTGCAAGGCCGTGTAACCTCGCCAACGTTTCAAATCGCCAGAGAACATCACCCCAACGGGGCTGGCCCAACGCTGATTCACGTCGATGCTTATCGCCTGCTAGAGGCAGGGGAGGATCCCCTCGACGCGCTTGAGTCCCTGGACCTCATCACCGAGATGGATCGAGCCGTCGTTGTTGCGGAATGGGGCGGCGGCATGATGGAACAGCTTGCAGAGAGCTACATTCACGTCATCATCGACCGCACCACGGCTGTTGATGAAACCCCCGAATCCGAGGCGCGGATCATCTCCTGGCGCCGGGTCGATGCAGCACGCTCAAGGGGCTAA
- the alr gene encoding alanine racemase produces MNLLESRINLDAIAHNTATLKRLVAPAKLMCVLKADAYNHGAVAVAPVMEAAGADAFGVATMEEAHALLDAGVQVPITCWLWSPTQDPAAVLDAGITLAVASKSQAERVIAHGRGRVVIKVDTGMHRSGLIEDDWHEVMTDLHNSNVDVQGLMSHFALADDPAQPLTGAQVRKFEQAIALGRSIGLELACNHIANSPAALNIPEARFDMVRAGLSLFGEEPVVGEDHGLQPALRWVGTVTMTKPVSKGAGVSYGHTWHAPEEGVIAVVSAGYADGLPRSAQGHLEVAINGQRYPQVGRVCMDQFLIYLGDNPKDVRAGEEVEILGGQATAVSELAASMGTINYEVMCMLGGRTRRVYSGGVKGEK; encoded by the coding sequence ATGAACTTGCTGGAATCGCGGATCAATTTGGACGCTATCGCCCACAACACGGCAACCTTGAAACGCCTTGTGGCTCCAGCGAAACTCATGTGCGTACTCAAGGCCGATGCTTACAATCACGGCGCTGTAGCCGTGGCCCCCGTCATGGAAGCTGCAGGAGCTGATGCCTTCGGTGTTGCCACCATGGAGGAGGCTCACGCATTGCTCGATGCGGGCGTGCAGGTGCCGATCACGTGTTGGTTATGGAGCCCAACCCAGGATCCCGCGGCTGTGTTGGATGCGGGGATAACGCTGGCGGTGGCGTCGAAAAGCCAAGCGGAGCGTGTCATTGCCCATGGGCGCGGCCGTGTAGTGATCAAAGTTGATACAGGAATGCACCGTTCGGGTCTCATCGAGGATGATTGGCACGAAGTGATGACGGATCTCCACAACAGCAATGTGGACGTGCAGGGATTAATGAGCCATTTTGCGCTTGCCGACGATCCCGCGCAACCGCTGACCGGCGCGCAAGTTCGCAAGTTTGAGCAGGCCATTGCGCTGGGCAGAAGCATTGGGCTTGAGCTTGCCTGCAACCATATTGCTAATTCACCGGCGGCGCTCAATATTCCCGAGGCCCGCTTTGACATGGTTCGCGCGGGACTATCATTGTTTGGCGAGGAACCGGTGGTGGGCGAAGATCATGGCCTGCAACCCGCCCTGCGATGGGTAGGAACGGTCACGATGACCAAGCCCGTGAGTAAGGGGGCCGGGGTGAGTTACGGACACACCTGGCACGCGCCGGAAGAAGGCGTGATAGCCGTGGTATCGGCGGGCTACGCCGATGGGCTACCAAGAAGCGCCCAGGGCCACCTGGAAGTGGCGATCAACGGGCAGCGCTACCCGCAGGTTGGTCGGGTCTGCATGGATCAGTTCCTGATTTACCTGGGAGATAATCCCAAAGACGTGCGTGCGGGGGAAGAAGTCGAAATCCTCGGCGGCCAAGCCACGGCCGTCAGCGAGCTTGCGGCGTCAATGGGCACGATCAATTACGAAGTGATGTGCATGCTGGGTGGGCGCACCCGCCGGGTGTATAGCGGCGGAGTAAAAGGAGAAAAATGA
- a CDS encoding dienelactone hydrolase family protein yields the protein MATKLSKQLSKVSKRGPHRVLVGDLAYAGLPGRVYTPAEGNGIPGVVFAHDWKKDIEKYHGTLRHLASWGFAVVAPNTETGWIPDARGFAADLESGLQILTGVKLGTGNITVSPGRLGLVGHGMGASAAVLAAAQRDNLRAVAALYPAKSHPKPEDVASRVSAAGLVISTNEEPIFDFGNAAKIAHNWGGDVVYREMIKGGAHVLSEDILFKLATGTGGIKTRVREQVRGLTTGFLLHQLADEKKYSVFSDPEAELKHSDVYSGEALEAKADMGTFKP from the coding sequence GTGGCTACAAAACTGTCCAAGCAACTTTCCAAAGTATCCAAGCGCGGCCCGCACCGCGTCCTCGTTGGCGACCTTGCATACGCTGGCCTTCCCGGGCGTGTCTACACCCCCGCAGAAGGCAATGGCATTCCCGGAGTGGTGTTCGCCCACGACTGGAAGAAAGACATAGAAAAGTACCACGGCACATTGCGCCACCTCGCTAGTTGGGGTTTCGCCGTCGTAGCCCCCAACACAGAGACGGGGTGGATCCCCGACGCGCGCGGGTTCGCAGCAGACCTGGAAAGCGGACTGCAAATCCTCACCGGAGTGAAACTCGGAACCGGCAACATCACCGTCTCCCCCGGCCGCCTGGGCTTGGTTGGCCACGGAATGGGCGCCTCGGCGGCGGTGCTTGCGGCAGCCCAGCGCGATAACCTTCGCGCCGTTGCAGCGCTGTACCCAGCGAAAAGTCACCCCAAGCCCGAGGACGTCGCCTCCCGAGTGAGCGCTGCAGGCCTCGTAATCTCCACAAACGAAGAGCCCATCTTTGACTTCGGCAACGCCGCCAAAATCGCCCACAACTGGGGTGGCGACGTGGTGTACCGCGAAATGATCAAGGGTGGCGCCCACGTCCTCAGCGAGGACATTTTGTTCAAGCTCGCAACCGGCACCGGCGGTATCAAAACCCGGGTGCGCGAGCAGGTTCGCGGCTTGACCACCGGCTTCCTTCTGCACCAACTAGCTGACGAAAAGAAGTACTCGGTGTTCTCAGATCCAGAAGCGGAACTGAAGCACAGCGACGTTTACTCGGGTGAAGCACTTGAGGCCAAGGCAGACATGGGAACTTTCAAGCCTTAA
- the glmM gene encoding phosphoglucosamine mutase — MTRLFGTDGVRGLANKVLTAQLALRLGAAAAEVLTRDNRSGSRRPVAVIGRDPRVSGEMLAAALAAGMSSRGVDVLRVGVLPTPAVAYLTDFYGADMGVMISASHNPMPDNGIKFFSKGGHKLPDHVEDEIEQVMEDLADSGPTGHGVGRVIEEATDAREHYLKHLKSAMPQDLDGITVVVDCANGAASEVAPMAYEAAGAKVVAIHNKPNAYNINDNCGSTHIDQVRQAVLEHGADLGLAHDGDADRCLAVDAEGTIVDGDQIMAILALAMQDNGELRKNTLVATVMSNLGLHIAMREAGIKLLTTKVGDRYVLEQINEGGFSLGGEQSGHIVMPDFGTTGDGTLTGLAIMSRMAHTGVSLKSLAGAMKVLPQVLINVPVSDKSRIQSHPEVVAAMEFANDELGDTGRVLLRPSGTEELFRVMVEAEAEEKARRIAGALAAVVSKV; from the coding sequence ATGACTCGACTTTTCGGAACTGATGGTGTTCGCGGCCTTGCCAACAAAGTACTCACCGCCCAACTCGCCCTGCGCTTAGGTGCTGCTGCGGCCGAAGTGCTCACGCGCGATAACCGCAGTGGCAGCAGAAGGCCGGTGGCAGTCATTGGCCGCGATCCCCGAGTTTCCGGCGAGATGCTCGCCGCGGCCCTGGCCGCTGGCATGTCGAGCCGCGGCGTTGATGTCCTGCGCGTTGGCGTGCTGCCCACGCCAGCGGTTGCCTACCTCACCGATTTCTACGGCGCGGACATGGGCGTAATGATTTCCGCGAGCCACAACCCAATGCCGGACAATGGCATCAAGTTCTTCTCCAAAGGCGGCCACAAACTTCCAGACCATGTGGAGGACGAAATTGAGCAAGTGATGGAAGATCTTGCAGATTCCGGCCCCACCGGCCACGGTGTTGGCCGCGTCATTGAGGAAGCCACCGACGCCCGCGAGCACTACCTCAAGCACCTGAAGTCAGCCATGCCGCAGGACCTCGACGGGATCACCGTGGTGGTGGACTGTGCCAACGGAGCTGCCAGCGAAGTTGCTCCGATGGCCTATGAGGCCGCTGGTGCCAAAGTAGTCGCCATCCACAACAAGCCCAACGCCTACAACATCAACGACAATTGCGGTTCTACCCACATTGACCAGGTACGTCAGGCAGTGCTGGAACACGGGGCGGATCTTGGCCTCGCTCACGACGGCGACGCCGATCGCTGCCTCGCAGTCGACGCTGAGGGAACGATCGTCGATGGTGATCAGATTATGGCGATTTTAGCCCTGGCTATGCAGGACAATGGAGAGCTGCGAAAGAACACGCTCGTTGCCACCGTCATGAGCAACCTCGGTTTGCACATCGCTATGCGCGAGGCTGGCATTAAGCTGCTCACCACCAAAGTGGGGGATCGTTACGTGCTTGAACAGATCAACGAGGGCGGGTTCAGCCTCGGCGGCGAGCAGTCTGGCCACATTGTCATGCCCGATTTTGGCACCACCGGCGACGGCACGCTCACTGGCCTTGCCATTATGTCGCGCATGGCGCACACCGGCGTGTCCCTTAAGTCTCTGGCCGGCGCGATGAAGGTGCTGCCGCAGGTGCTCATCAACGTCCCGGTTTCTGATAAGTCGCGTATCCAGTCGCACCCTGAAGTGGTGGCGGCGATGGAGTTCGCAAACGATGAGCTCGGCGATACTGGCCGCGTCCTGCTTCGCCCCTCCGGCACCGAAGAATTGTTCCGCGTCATGGTGGAGGCCGAGGCAGAAGAAAAGGCGCGGCGCATCGCAGGTGCGTTGGCGGCGGTAGTTTCCAAAGTTTAG